In Streptococcus dysgalactiae subsp. dysgalactiae, the following are encoded in one genomic region:
- a CDS encoding DUF4355 domain-containing protein — MENEEILERSGAQEEAKEQTFDDILSDPKKQAEFDKRVAKAIDTARNKWVAETEEKENEAKRLAKMNAEQKAQHEKAKLEARIAELEAERTLSEMKSTARTMLSEANISVSDALLSQLVSTDADKTKNAVEAFSEAFTEAVEKEVKERLKSPAPKKSNGNSGLTKEQILAVKDTAERQKLIAENIGLFQ; from the coding sequence ATGGAAAACGAAGAAATCCTAGAACGATCTGGTGCACAAGAAGAAGCTAAGGAACAAACGTTTGACGATATTTTGTCAGACCCTAAAAAGCAAGCTGAATTTGACAAGCGTGTGGCTAAGGCTATTGATACTGCACGAAATAAATGGGTGGCTGAGACTGAAGAAAAAGAAAACGAAGCTAAGAGACTTGCAAAAATGAATGCTGAACAAAAAGCACAACATGAAAAAGCAAAACTTGAAGCACGTATTGCCGAACTCGAAGCCGAACGTACACTGTCAGAAATGAAGAGTACCGCTCGCACAATGCTATCAGAAGCTAATATCAGCGTATCTGACGCACTTTTATCTCAATTGGTATCTACTGATGCAGATAAGACTAAAAATGCAGTAGAAGCGTTTTCTGAAGCTTTTACGGAAGCAGTCGAAAAGGAAGTCAAAGAACGCCTTAAATCACCAGCGCCTAAAAAGTCAAATGGTAATAGCGGACTGACAAAAGAACAAATTTTAGCAGTCAAAGATACTGCGGAACGACAAAAACTCATTGCCGAAAACATCGGCCTATTCCAATAA
- a CDS encoding phage capsid protein: protein MVTSRTYPEENLIKSTDLKYPITIDVTNKFQENISKLLEMLGVTRKISVSEGMTLKTYAGYDVTLADGTVPEGEVIPLSKVARKTHSEKKIELKKYRKATTGEDIQMYGSNEAVTNTDNALVRQLQKKIRTDFVTALKTGTGTQDALGAGLQGALASAWGKLQVLFEDYGSERAIVFANSLDVAEYIAKAGITTQTAFGLTYLVDFTGTVIISTNDVTKGEIWATVPENIIFAYINPNNSELAKEFNLYGDPTGYIGMNHFQENTTLTIQTLLVSGMVMYPERIDGIVKVTLTPGV, encoded by the coding sequence ATGGTAACATCACGTACTTATCCAGAAGAAAATCTAATCAAATCAACAGATCTTAAATACCCTATCACAATCGACGTCACAAACAAATTCCAAGAAAATATCTCGAAATTGCTTGAAATGCTTGGGGTTACTCGTAAAATCTCAGTATCTGAGGGAATGACTCTTAAGACATACGCTGGTTATGATGTCACATTAGCTGATGGCACAGTTCCGGAAGGGGAAGTTATTCCGTTGTCTAAAGTCGCTCGCAAAACACACTCTGAGAAAAAAATCGAACTTAAAAAATATCGTAAAGCAACAACCGGCGAAGACATCCAAATGTATGGCTCTAACGAAGCTGTAACAAATACTGACAACGCACTTGTTCGTCAGTTGCAAAAGAAAATCCGCACAGACTTTGTGACTGCTCTTAAAACAGGTACAGGAACACAAGATGCTCTTGGTGCAGGATTGCAAGGGGCTTTAGCTTCTGCTTGGGGTAAACTGCAAGTGCTCTTTGAAGATTATGGTTCAGAGCGTGCGATTGTGTTTGCTAATAGCCTTGATGTCGCTGAATACATCGCTAAAGCCGGCATCACTACTCAAACCGCATTCGGATTGACTTACCTTGTCGATTTTACAGGGACGGTCATTATCTCGACAAACGATGTCACAAAAGGGGAAATCTGGGCGACAGTACCAGAAAATATCATCTTTGCTTACATCAATCCAAATAATTCTGAATTAGCTAAAGAATTTAATCTTTACGGTGATCCAACCGGCTACATTGGAATGAATCACTTCCAAGAAAATACAACGCTTACTATCCAAACGTTGCTTGTATCTGGTATGGTGATGTATCCAGAACGCATTGACGGAATTGTTAAAGTAACTCTTACACCAGGCGTCTAA
- a CDS encoding HeH/LEM domain-containing protein produces the protein MAYTVKARFFDLLDNSFLYEVGDSFPRKGYEPSKERLESLLSSNNTEHKPFIEVSGNGNSLDGLKVDELKAKAEELGIEIPSNAKKAEIIELLQAHI, from the coding sequence ATGGCTTACACAGTAAAAGCACGTTTTTTTGACTTGCTTGACAATAGCTTTTTGTACGAGGTTGGCGACAGCTTTCCTCGCAAAGGCTATGAGCCAAGCAAAGAGCGCTTAGAAAGCTTGTTATCTAGCAACAATACAGAACATAAACCATTTATTGAGGTGTCAGGTAATGGCAATAGCTTAGATGGTTTAAAAGTGGATGAGTTAAAAGCTAAAGCCGAGGAATTAGGAATCGAAATTCCAAGCAATGCTAAAAAAGCTGAAATCATCGAATTACTGCAAGCACACATCTAG